From Streptomyces griseorubiginosus, one genomic window encodes:
- a CDS encoding FdhF/YdeP family oxidoreductase — translation MQNPPGEEPENTLSVTPPKKWAAGVPAVVHALEYSLEQTSPRRAGVDLLTMNQVGGIDCPGCAWADPKPGHRHRNEYCENGAKHINDEATTRRITADFFREHSVPDLAGRSDMWLNQQGRLTEPMIKRPGSDHYEPIGWQDALGVLAEELTSLHSPDEAVFYTSGRASNEAAFVLQLFARAFGTNNLPDCSNMCHESSGFALNETLGTGKGTVSLDDLHHADLIFLVGQNPGSNHPRQLSALEEAKRNGARIVAVNPLPEAGLRRFKNPQKPSGVVGRGTQIADRFLHIRPGGDLALFQALNLLLLEAEDARPGTVLDHAFIDAHTAGFEEFAQHARTVDWDEVRTATGLTREEIEKVYDEVLRSERVVVCWAMGITQHKHGVPTIREIVNFLLLRGNLGRAGTGACPVRGHSNVQGDRTMGIWEQMPDSFLDALQKEFGFDPPRPHGLDSVNSIRAMREGRVKVFLALAGNFVRAAPDSAVTEEAMRSCRLTAHISTKLNRSHTVCGDTALILPTLGRTERDVQADGEQFVTVENSMSEVHTSQGRLEPASRLLLSEVAILCRLARRTLDGKTDIPWDRFEADYGTIRDRISRIVPGFHDFNARVTRPGGFQLPNPVNEGVFNTSADKALFTCNERVVPRAPEGHLLLQTLRSHDQWNTVPYTLNDRYRGIHGSRHVVMVNPADLSRLGLARGDRVDLVSVCADGTERRAAGFEIVPYPTAPGSAAAYYPETNVLVPLDSVADISNQPASKGIVVRLEPAPA, via the coding sequence ATGCAGAACCCGCCCGGTGAGGAGCCGGAGAACACCCTCTCCGTGACACCGCCGAAGAAGTGGGCGGCGGGCGTCCCCGCGGTCGTGCACGCCCTCGAGTACTCCCTGGAGCAGACCTCCCCGCGCAGGGCCGGGGTGGACCTGCTGACGATGAACCAGGTGGGCGGGATCGACTGTCCCGGCTGCGCCTGGGCGGATCCGAAGCCGGGGCACCGGCACCGCAACGAATACTGCGAGAACGGCGCCAAGCACATCAACGACGAGGCCACGACCCGTCGGATCACCGCCGACTTCTTCCGTGAGCACAGCGTCCCGGACCTCGCCGGGCGCTCCGACATGTGGCTCAACCAGCAGGGCCGGCTCACCGAACCGATGATCAAGCGGCCGGGCTCCGACCACTACGAGCCCATCGGCTGGCAGGACGCCCTGGGCGTGCTCGCCGAGGAGCTCACCTCGCTGCACTCCCCCGACGAAGCCGTTTTCTACACCTCGGGCCGCGCCAGCAACGAAGCCGCCTTCGTCCTGCAGCTCTTCGCCCGCGCCTTCGGCACCAACAACCTGCCGGACTGCAGCAACATGTGCCACGAGTCCAGCGGCTTCGCCCTCAACGAGACGCTGGGCACCGGCAAGGGCACCGTCAGCCTCGACGACCTCCACCACGCCGACCTGATCTTCCTGGTGGGGCAGAACCCCGGAAGCAACCATCCCCGCCAGCTCTCCGCCCTGGAGGAGGCCAAGCGCAACGGCGCCCGCATCGTGGCGGTCAACCCGCTGCCCGAGGCAGGCCTGCGGCGCTTCAAGAACCCGCAGAAACCGAGCGGGGTCGTCGGCCGCGGCACCCAGATCGCCGACCGTTTCCTGCACATCAGGCCCGGTGGCGACCTCGCCCTGTTCCAGGCCCTGAACCTGCTGCTCCTGGAGGCCGAGGACGCCCGGCCCGGCACCGTCCTGGACCACGCCTTCATCGACGCCCACACCGCCGGCTTCGAGGAGTTCGCCCAGCACGCCCGCACCGTCGACTGGGACGAGGTGCGGACAGCGACCGGACTGACCCGCGAGGAGATCGAGAAGGTCTACGACGAGGTCCTGCGCAGCGAACGCGTCGTCGTCTGCTGGGCGATGGGCATCACCCAGCACAAGCACGGCGTGCCCACCATCCGGGAGATCGTCAACTTCCTGCTGCTGCGCGGAAATCTGGGGCGGGCCGGCACCGGCGCCTGCCCGGTGCGCGGGCACAGCAACGTCCAGGGCGACCGCACCATGGGCATCTGGGAGCAGATGCCGGACTCGTTCCTCGACGCGCTCCAGAAGGAGTTCGGCTTCGACCCCCCGCGGCCGCACGGGCTCGACTCCGTGAACTCCATCAGGGCGATGCGCGAGGGCCGCGTGAAGGTGTTCCTCGCCCTGGCCGGGAACTTCGTGCGCGCCGCGCCCGACAGCGCGGTCACCGAGGAGGCGATGCGTTCCTGCCGGCTGACCGCCCACATCTCCACCAAGCTCAACCGCTCGCACACCGTGTGCGGGGACACCGCGCTGATCCTGCCGACCCTCGGCCGCACCGAACGTGATGTCCAGGCCGACGGCGAGCAGTTCGTCACGGTGGAGAACTCCATGAGCGAGGTGCACACCTCCCAGGGGCGCCTCGAACCGGCGTCGCGGCTGCTGCTCAGCGAGGTCGCCATCCTGTGCCGGCTCGCCCGCCGCACCCTCGACGGCAAGACGGACATCCCCTGGGACCGCTTCGAGGCGGACTACGGCACGATCCGCGACCGCATCTCGCGCATCGTGCCGGGGTTCCACGACTTCAACGCGCGGGTGACCCGCCCCGGCGGCTTCCAGCTGCCCAACCCGGTCAACGAGGGCGTGTTCAACACCTCGGCCGACAAAGCCCTGTTCACCTGTAACGAGCGGGTGGTGCCGCGGGCCCCCGAGGGCCATCTGCTGTTGCAGACCCTGCGCTCGCACGACCAGTGGAACACGGTCCCGTACACGCTGAACGACCGCTACCGGGGCATCCACGGCAGCCGGCACGTCGTCATGGTCAACCCTGCCGACCTCTCCCGGCTCGGTCTGGCCCGGGGCGACCGCGTCGATCTCGTGAGCGTCTGCGCGGACGGCACCGAGCGGCGGGCCGCGGGCTTCGAGATCGTCCCGTACCCGACCGCACCGGGTTCCGCCGCCGCCTACTACCCCGAGACCAACGTCCTGGTGCCGCTGGACAGCGTCGCCGACATCAGCAACCAGCCCGCGTCCAAGGGCATCGTGGTGCGCCTCGAACCCGCTCCCGCCTGA
- a CDS encoding SRPBCC family protein has translation MARAHDSRRAVPDTPGARDDDGVTRRRPLREQHVEETVEIAVPVRTAYNQWTQFRTFPRFSPLVHGVEQLRPTVTAWTIGYGRLRHRFPVEIVEQDPDAYLAWRGLDQNPSHQGEVEFRPTRSGGTALTVRMLLEPRGAAKLLVGSAKGAQVAARLLRRELQTFKEFIEGLGQEGGAWRGTIRNGRVQHEHPEPPRSRVAQWPVG, from the coding sequence ATGGCACGCGCACACGACTCGCGGCGGGCCGTCCCCGACACGCCGGGGGCGCGCGACGACGACGGCGTCACGCGTCGCCGCCCCCTGCGCGAGCAGCATGTCGAGGAGACCGTCGAGATCGCTGTTCCGGTGCGCACGGCGTACAACCAGTGGACGCAGTTCAGGACCTTCCCCCGGTTCTCGCCCCTGGTGCACGGCGTGGAACAGCTCAGGCCCACCGTCACCGCCTGGACCATCGGCTACGGCCGACTGCGCCACCGCTTCCCGGTGGAGATCGTGGAGCAGGACCCCGACGCCTACCTGGCCTGGCGCGGCCTGGACCAGAACCCCTCCCACCAGGGCGAGGTGGAGTTCAGGCCGACGCGCTCGGGCGGTACGGCACTCACCGTCCGGATGCTCCTGGAGCCGCGCGGAGCCGCGAAACTCCTCGTCGGCTCGGCCAAGGGCGCCCAGGTGGCCGCCCGGCTGCTGCGCCGCGAGCTCCAGACCTTCAAGGAGTTCATCGAGGGCCTGGGACAGGAGGGCGGCGCGTGGCGCGGCACCATCCGCAACGGCCGTGTCCAGCACGAGCACCCGGAACCGCCGAGGAGCCGGGTGGCCCAGTGGCCCGTCGGCTGA
- a CDS encoding GlsB/YeaQ/YmgE family stress response membrane protein, giving the protein MGILAWIIIGLLAGAIAKAIMPGKDPGGVIITMLIGIVGGLLGGWLGKVIFGVDSVDGFFELSTWIAAIVGSLILLALYRVFTGNRGRSHRHA; this is encoded by the coding sequence ATGGGAATCCTCGCGTGGATCATCATCGGCCTGCTCGCCGGAGCCATCGCCAAGGCCATCATGCCGGGCAAGGACCCCGGCGGTGTCATCATCACCATGCTCATCGGGATCGTGGGCGGCCTGCTCGGAGGGTGGCTCGGGAAGGTGATCTTCGGCGTCGACTCGGTCGACGGGTTCTTCGAACTCTCTACCTGGATCGCCGCGATAGTCGGTTCCCTCATCCTGCTCGCCCTCTACCGGGTCTTCACCGGCAACCGAGGACGTTCGCACCGGCACGCGTGA
- a CDS encoding alpha/beta fold hydrolase translates to MTSHHSHDPHGERLLDIDGVELCVETFGDPAAPAIVLVAGASASMLWWDAELCGRIAAGGRFVVRYDHRDTGRSTCWPPGRPTYAYRDLAEDVLGILDALGVERAHLVCQSMFGGILLGVDRPDRVASLTFVSTSTGADDLPPPSDDLAMPAEPDPSDPAAVVEYVVAAARACSGGSPYFDEAAIRALAERDVARARNYASTLVNHYAIGFDEPSRGGFGDLTAPTLVVHGDHDPLLPAAHGEALRDAIPGAELLILKGAGHDVPRAVWDDFASAVVRHTAGGPT, encoded by the coding sequence ATGACCTCACATCACTCTCACGACCCTCACGGCGAGCGGCTCCTGGACATCGACGGTGTCGAGCTGTGTGTCGAGACCTTCGGAGACCCCGCCGCCCCGGCGATCGTGCTGGTCGCCGGGGCGAGTGCGTCGATGTTGTGGTGGGACGCCGAACTGTGCGGGCGGATCGCCGCCGGTGGGCGGTTCGTGGTGCGGTACGACCATCGGGACACCGGCCGTTCGACCTGCTGGCCGCCGGGGAGGCCGACGTACGCGTACCGCGACCTGGCCGAGGACGTGCTGGGCATCCTGGACGCCCTGGGCGTCGAGCGCGCTCACCTGGTCTGTCAGTCGATGTTCGGCGGGATCCTCCTCGGCGTGGACCGGCCCGACCGGGTCGCGTCGCTGACGTTCGTCTCGACGTCGACCGGGGCCGACGACCTGCCGCCGCCGTCCGACGACCTGGCCATGCCCGCCGAGCCGGACCCCTCCGACCCGGCCGCGGTCGTCGAGTACGTGGTCGCCGCGGCGAGGGCCTGCTCCGGCGGCTCGCCGTACTTCGACGAGGCCGCGATCCGGGCGCTGGCCGAACGGGACGTGGCGCGTGCCCGGAACTACGCGTCGACGCTGGTGAACCACTACGCCATCGGGTTCGACGAGCCCTCGCGCGGCGGCTTCGGCGACCTCACCGCGCCCACCCTCGTGGTGCACGGCGACCACGACCCGCTGCTACCTGCGGCGCACGGCGAGGCACTGCGGGACGCGATCCCCGGAGCGGAGCTGCTGATCCTGAAGGGAGCGGGGCACGACGTGCCGCGAGCGGTGTGGGACGACTTCGCCTCGGCCGTGGTGCGGCACACGGCCGGCGGCCCGACATAA
- a CDS encoding SDR family oxidoreductase gives MNGLCTGRVAVVTGAGRGLGRAHALALAAEGAAVVVNDLGVGVDGTGSEAGPAQQVVEEIRALGGRAVAHDGDIATTDGAASLVRTALETYGRLDALVNNAGFLRDRMLVNLDEDDWDAVMRVHLKGHFLPLKHAGAHWRAEAKAGRTPVARVVNTSSGAGLLGSVGQGNYSAAKAGIVGLTLVAAAELARYGVQVNAIAPAARTRMTEATFADTMAAPGDGAFDAMAPENVSPLVVWLTSPASAGVTGRIFETEGGRITVMEGWHPGPTADKGARWTAAEAGETALKLLAEAEVPGPVYGVR, from the coding sequence ATGAACGGACTGTGCACCGGACGCGTCGCCGTCGTCACCGGGGCGGGCCGCGGACTGGGCCGCGCGCACGCGCTCGCCCTCGCGGCGGAGGGCGCCGCTGTCGTCGTCAACGACCTCGGTGTCGGCGTCGACGGCACCGGAAGCGAGGCGGGGCCCGCGCAGCAGGTCGTCGAGGAGATCCGGGCGCTCGGCGGGCGGGCGGTCGCGCACGACGGAGACATCGCGACCACCGATGGCGCCGCGTCGCTGGTGCGTACGGCCCTGGAGACCTACGGACGGCTGGACGCCCTGGTCAACAACGCCGGCTTCCTGCGTGACCGGATGCTGGTCAATCTCGACGAGGACGACTGGGACGCTGTCATGCGCGTCCATCTCAAGGGCCACTTCCTGCCGTTGAAGCACGCCGGCGCGCACTGGCGTGCCGAGGCGAAGGCGGGGCGGACTCCGGTCGCGCGGGTGGTCAACACCAGCAGCGGGGCCGGGCTGCTGGGGTCGGTCGGGCAGGGCAACTACAGCGCGGCCAAGGCCGGAATCGTCGGGCTCACCCTGGTCGCGGCCGCCGAACTGGCCCGCTACGGCGTCCAGGTCAACGCCATCGCCCCGGCCGCCCGCACCCGGATGACGGAGGCGACCTTCGCCGACACCATGGCCGCACCCGGCGACGGCGCCTTCGACGCCATGGCCCCGGAGAACGTCTCCCCCCTCGTCGTCTGGCTCACCTCCCCCGCCTCCGCCGGCGTGACCGGACGGATCTTCGAGACCGAGGGCGGCCGCATCACCGTGATGGAGGGCTGGCACCCCGGCCCGACGGCCGACAAGGGGGCCCGCTGGACCGCGGCGGAGGCGGGCGAGACGGCGCTCAAGCTGCTGGCGGAGGCGGAGGTGCCGGGGCCGGTGTACGGGGTGCGGTAG
- a CDS encoding SDR family oxidoreductase, translating to MASVIELGGRVAVVTGGTRGVGAGITRALLEAGAEVVVCARRPPDEPVRAGGRTARFLPLDLRDADAVTAFFQRVREEYGRLDVLVNNAGGTPYRMLDEGGAQRHARVVELNLLAPLTASLAGYEVMREQPGGGSIVMIGSVSGSRPSPGSAAYGAAKAGLDQLARTMAVEWAPLVRVNTLVLGMVRTELTHLHYGDEDGVAAVGRTVPLGRLADPAEVGDACAFLASDRASYITGASLLVHGGGERPAFLDAATANR from the coding sequence ATGGCATCGGTCATCGAGCTGGGCGGGCGGGTCGCGGTGGTCACCGGCGGCACCCGCGGCGTCGGCGCGGGCATCACCCGGGCGCTCCTGGAGGCGGGCGCGGAGGTCGTCGTCTGCGCCAGGCGCCCGCCGGACGAACCGGTGCGGGCCGGCGGCCGCACCGCCCGGTTCCTGCCCCTGGACCTCAGGGACGCCGACGCGGTGACCGCCTTCTTCCAGCGGGTGCGCGAGGAGTACGGCCGTCTCGACGTCCTCGTCAACAACGCCGGCGGCACGCCGTACCGGATGCTCGACGAGGGCGGGGCCCAACGGCACGCCCGGGTCGTCGAGTTGAACCTGCTGGCGCCCCTGACCGCGTCTCTCGCCGGGTACGAGGTGATGCGCGAGCAGCCCGGCGGCGGGTCGATCGTGATGATCGGCAGCGTCAGCGGCAGCCGCCCCTCCCCCGGCTCGGCCGCGTACGGGGCCGCCAAGGCGGGACTCGATCAGCTCGCGCGGACCATGGCCGTGGAGTGGGCTCCGCTGGTGCGGGTCAACACCCTTGTGCTGGGCATGGTCCGCACCGAGCTCACCCATCTCCACTACGGCGACGAGGACGGCGTCGCCGCCGTCGGACGGACCGTCCCGCTCGGCCGGCTGGCCGATCCCGCCGAGGTGGGCGACGCCTGTGCGTTCCTCGCCTCCGACCGCGCCTCCTACATCACCGGCGCGAGTCTCCTCGTGCACGGCGGCGGTGAGCGCCCCGCGTTCCTCGACGCGGCCACCGCCAACCGCTGA
- a CDS encoding enoyl-CoA hydratase family protein, producing the protein MGVSTAAPEEGVSVVNVDFPPVNALPVQGWYELAAAVRAAGADPKVRCVVLTATGRGFNAGADIKEMQRTDGHAALIGTNRGCYEAFAAVYDCEVPVVAAVHGFCLGGGIGLVGNADAIVASEDATFGLPELDRGALGAATHLARLVPQHLMRTLYYTSRTVTAEELYRHGSVWRVVPREQLTEAALELAREIAAKDGLLIRLAKAAINGIDPVDVRRSYRFEQGFTFEANLSGVSDRYRDAFVASTSSEGSASE; encoded by the coding sequence ATGGGTGTCTCCACCGCAGCCCCGGAAGAGGGCGTTTCCGTCGTCAATGTCGACTTCCCACCGGTCAACGCCCTTCCCGTGCAGGGCTGGTACGAACTCGCCGCCGCGGTGCGCGCAGCCGGAGCCGACCCCAAGGTGCGCTGTGTCGTCCTCACCGCCACCGGCCGCGGGTTCAACGCGGGCGCGGACATCAAGGAGATGCAGCGCACCGACGGCCACGCGGCCCTCATCGGCACCAACCGCGGCTGCTACGAGGCGTTCGCCGCGGTGTACGACTGCGAGGTCCCGGTCGTCGCCGCCGTGCACGGCTTCTGCCTCGGTGGCGGCATCGGCCTGGTCGGCAACGCGGACGCGATCGTGGCGAGCGAGGACGCGACCTTCGGACTGCCCGAACTGGACCGGGGCGCCCTCGGCGCCGCCACCCACCTGGCCCGGCTGGTGCCCCAGCACCTGATGCGGACCCTGTACTACACCTCGCGCACCGTCACCGCCGAGGAGCTGTACCGGCACGGCTCGGTCTGGCGGGTGGTGCCCCGTGAGCAACTGACCGAGGCGGCGCTTGAGTTGGCGCGGGAGATCGCGGCCAAGGACGGTCTGCTGATCCGCCTGGCCAAGGCGGCGATCAACGGCATCGACCCGGTGGACGTCCGCCGCAGCTACCGCTTCGAGCAGGGCTTCACCTTCGAGGCCAACCTCAGCGGCGTCTCCGACCGGTACCGCGACGCGTTCGTGGCGTCCACGTCGTCGGAGGGGAGCGCGAGTGAGTGA
- a CDS encoding CoA transferase subunit A yields the protein MSDKTMTAEEAVGRLRSGMTVGIGGWGSRRKPMALVRALLRTDVTDLTVVSYGGPDVGLLAAAGRIRKLVAAFATLDSIPLEPHFTAARQRGDFELVELDEAMVMWGLTAAAQRLPFLPVRAALGSDVMTVNPRLRTVTSPYDDGEEFVAVPALRLDAALVHLNRADTRGNAQYLGPDPYFDDLFCQAADTAYVSCEQIVDTADLLKDAAPQTLLVKRAFVTGVVQAPGGAHFTSCAPDHDRDETFQRAYAQAARDPETWRAFTDRFLSGDEQAYRAAVTAFHGERA from the coding sequence GTGAGTGACAAGACGATGACCGCCGAGGAGGCCGTGGGCCGCCTCCGCAGCGGCATGACCGTCGGCATCGGCGGCTGGGGATCGCGGCGCAAACCGATGGCCCTGGTCCGGGCGCTGCTGCGGACCGACGTCACCGACCTCACCGTCGTCTCCTACGGCGGTCCGGACGTCGGACTCCTCGCCGCCGCCGGAAGGATCCGCAAGCTCGTCGCCGCCTTCGCCACCCTCGACTCCATCCCCCTGGAGCCGCACTTCACCGCGGCCCGGCAGCGGGGGGACTTCGAACTGGTGGAGCTGGACGAGGCGATGGTCATGTGGGGCCTGACCGCGGCCGCGCAGCGACTGCCGTTCCTGCCGGTGCGGGCGGCGCTCGGCTCGGATGTGATGACGGTCAACCCCCGCCTGCGGACCGTCACTTCGCCCTACGACGACGGCGAGGAGTTCGTCGCCGTCCCGGCCCTGCGCCTGGACGCGGCCCTGGTCCACCTCAACCGGGCGGACACCCGGGGCAACGCCCAGTACCTGGGCCCCGACCCGTACTTCGACGACCTCTTCTGCCAGGCCGCCGACACCGCCTACGTCTCCTGCGAGCAGATCGTCGACACCGCCGACCTGCTCAAGGACGCCGCCCCGCAGACCCTGCTGGTCAAGCGGGCGTTCGTGACCGGTGTGGTACAGGCTCCGGGCGGGGCGCACTTCACCTCCTGCGCCCCCGACCACGACCGCGACGAGACCTTCCAGCGCGCCTACGCGCAGGCCGCCCGCGACCCGGAGACCTGGCGGGCCTTCACCGACCGCTTCCTGTCCGGCGACGAACAGGCGTACCGGGCGGCGGTCACGGCATTCCACGGGGAGCGGGCGTGA
- a CDS encoding CoA-transferase subunit beta: protein MSAPTTNDTTRAEYCVVACAEVWRDAGEVLASPMGTVPTLGARLARLTFAPDLLLTDGEALLIGDTPTLGRPPEVVEGWLPYRQHLALVATGRRHVMMGASQIDRHGNQNISCIGDWARPRRQLLGVRGAPVNTLNNPTSYWVPKHSPRVFVEHVDMVSGVGYARAAEAGPSATRYHRIPEVVSDLGVFDFETPDRTMRLRSLHPGVTVEQVQEATGFALGIPAEVPYTREPEADELRLIREVLDPGNVRSREVPA, encoded by the coding sequence GTGAGCGCACCCACGACGAACGACACGACCCGCGCCGAGTACTGCGTGGTGGCCTGCGCGGAGGTCTGGCGGGACGCCGGCGAGGTCCTCGCGAGCCCCATGGGTACCGTCCCCACCCTCGGCGCCCGGCTGGCCAGGCTCACCTTCGCCCCCGACCTGCTCCTGACCGACGGAGAGGCGCTGCTCATCGGCGACACTCCCACCCTCGGCCGCCCACCCGAGGTGGTGGAGGGCTGGCTGCCCTACCGCCAGCACCTGGCCCTCGTCGCCACCGGCCGCCGGCACGTGATGATGGGCGCGAGCCAGATCGACCGCCACGGCAACCAGAACATCTCCTGCATCGGCGACTGGGCCCGCCCCAGGCGGCAGTTGCTGGGGGTGCGCGGTGCCCCCGTCAACACCCTGAACAACCCCACCAGTTACTGGGTCCCGAAGCATTCGCCCCGCGTCTTCGTCGAGCACGTCGACATGGTCAGCGGGGTCGGCTACGCCCGCGCCGCCGAGGCGGGCCCCTCGGCCACCCGCTACCACCGCATCCCCGAAGTCGTCAGCGACCTGGGCGTGTTCGACTTCGAGACCCCGGACCGCACCATGCGGCTGCGCTCCCTGCACCCCGGCGTCACCGTCGAACAGGTCCAGGAGGCCACCGGGTTCGCACTCGGCATCCCGGCCGAGGTGCCGTACACCCGCGAGCCCGAAGCCGACGAACTGCGGCTGATCCGCGAGGTGTTGGACCCCGGCAACGTGCGCTCACGTGAGGTCCCCGCATGA
- a CDS encoding NAD(P)H-dependent flavin oxidoreductase, which produces MSEGTIPTALTALVGVRHPIVQTGMGWVAGPRLVSAAANAGALGILASATMPLPQLRAAINEVRSRTDAPFGVNLRADASDAADRVRVLIDEGVRVASFALAPNRELIARLKDAGVVVIPSVGARRHAEKVAGWGADAVLVQGGEGGGHTGSVATTVLLPQVVDAVDIPVIAAGGFRDGRGLVAALAYGAAGIAMGTRFLLTSDSTVPGPVKARYLAAGVQDITVTTKVDGLPHRMLRSELVDTLERAGRTRALVRALRHASAFKRESGMTWSAMVRDGLAMKHGKDLTWSQVLLAANTPMLLKAAMVDGRTDLGVMASGQVAGLIDDLPSCAELVDGIMAEALVTLKRLP; this is translated from the coding sequence ATGAGTGAGGGCACGATCCCCACCGCGCTCACCGCACTCGTCGGCGTACGGCACCCGATCGTCCAGACCGGCATGGGCTGGGTGGCCGGACCCCGGCTGGTGAGCGCCGCGGCGAATGCCGGCGCGCTGGGCATCCTCGCCTCCGCCACCATGCCCCTGCCCCAACTGCGGGCGGCCATAAACGAGGTGAGGTCGCGTACGGACGCTCCGTTCGGGGTCAACCTCCGGGCGGATGCCTCTGACGCGGCCGACCGGGTGCGCGTCCTGATCGACGAGGGCGTGCGGGTGGCGTCCTTCGCGCTCGCGCCGAACCGGGAACTCATCGCGCGCCTCAAGGACGCCGGAGTGGTCGTCATCCCCTCGGTCGGCGCCCGGCGCCACGCCGAGAAGGTCGCCGGGTGGGGCGCCGACGCGGTGCTCGTACAGGGCGGCGAAGGGGGCGGCCACACGGGCAGCGTCGCCACCACCGTGCTGCTGCCCCAGGTCGTCGACGCCGTGGACATCCCGGTGATCGCGGCCGGCGGCTTCCGCGACGGCCGCGGCCTGGTCGCCGCACTCGCCTACGGCGCGGCCGGCATCGCCATGGGCACCCGCTTCCTGCTGACCTCCGACAGCACGGTCCCCGGCCCGGTCAAGGCCCGCTACCTGGCCGCGGGTGTGCAGGACATCACCGTCACCACCAAGGTCGACGGCCTGCCCCACCGAATGCTGCGCAGCGAACTCGTCGACACCCTGGAGCGTGCGGGCCGCACGCGAGCGCTGGTCCGCGCACTGCGGCACGCGTCCGCCTTCAAGCGGGAGTCCGGTATGACCTGGAGCGCCATGGTCCGCGACGGACTGGCGATGAAGCACGGCAAGGACCTGACCTGGAGCCAGGTCCTGCTGGCGGCCAACACACCCATGCTGCTGAAAGCGGCGATGGTGGACGGCCGCACGGACCTCGGCGTGATGGCCTCCGGGCAGGTCGCCGGCCTCATCGACGACCTGCCCTCGTGCGCCGAACTGGTGGACGGGATCATGGCGGAGGCTCTCGTGACACTGAAGCGTCTGCCCTGA
- a CDS encoding acetyl-CoA C-acetyltransferase codes for MAEAYIVEAVRTPVGKRNGGLAAVHPADLGAHVLKALMERSGADPAAVEDVVFGCLDAVGPQAGDIARTSWLAAGLPEEVPGTTVDRQCGSSQQAVHFAAQGVLSGTQDLVVAGGVQNMSMIPIAFATRQAAEPLGLTQGPFAGSEGWRARYGDRPVNQFVGAEMIADKWGISRQDMEEFALRSHRRALRAIDEGRFDRELVPYGEVSLDEGPRRDTSLEKMAGLKPVIEGGKLTAAVSSQVSDGASAMLLASERAVREHGLTPRARVHHLSVRGEDPIRMLTAPIPATSYALKRAGMTIDDIDLVEINEAFASVVLAWLKETGADPEKVNVNGGAIALGHPLGATGAKLMVTLLHELERTGGRFGLQTMCEGGGQANVTIIERL; via the coding sequence ATGGCCGAGGCATACATCGTCGAAGCGGTCCGTACCCCCGTCGGCAAGCGGAACGGCGGACTGGCCGCCGTGCACCCCGCCGACCTGGGCGCACATGTGCTCAAGGCGCTGATGGAGCGGTCGGGCGCCGACCCGGCGGCCGTCGAGGACGTCGTCTTCGGCTGCCTGGACGCCGTCGGACCGCAGGCCGGTGACATCGCCCGCACCAGCTGGCTGGCGGCCGGTCTGCCGGAGGAGGTGCCGGGCACCACCGTGGACCGGCAGTGCGGCTCCTCGCAGCAGGCCGTGCACTTCGCCGCGCAGGGCGTGCTGTCCGGCACCCAGGACCTGGTGGTCGCGGGCGGTGTGCAGAACATGTCGATGATCCCGATCGCCTTCGCCACCCGGCAGGCCGCCGAGCCGCTCGGTCTGACCCAGGGGCCGTTCGCGGGCTCGGAGGGCTGGCGGGCGCGCTACGGCGACCGGCCGGTCAACCAGTTCGTCGGCGCCGAGATGATCGCCGACAAGTGGGGCATCTCCCGCCAGGACATGGAGGAGTTCGCGCTGCGCTCCCACCGGCGGGCGCTGCGCGCGATCGACGAGGGCCGGTTCGACCGCGAACTCGTCCCCTACGGCGAGGTGTCCCTGGACGAGGGACCGCGCCGCGACACGAGCCTGGAGAAGATGGCGGGCCTGAAGCCGGTCATCGAGGGCGGCAAGCTGACGGCGGCCGTCTCCTCCCAGGTGTCCGACGGCGCGTCCGCGATGCTGCTGGCAAGCGAACGGGCCGTGCGGGAACACGGGTTGACCCCACGGGCCCGGGTCCACCACCTGTCGGTGCGCGGCGAGGACCCGATCCGGATGCTCACCGCGCCGATACCGGCGACCTCGTACGCCCTCAAGAGGGCCGGCATGACCATCGACGACATCGACCTCGTCGAGATCAACGAGGCGTTCGCGTCCGTGGTGCTGGCCTGGCTGAAGGAGACCGGCGCCGATCCGGAGAAGGTGAACGTGAACGGGGGCGCGATCGCCCTGGGTCATCCGCTGGGCGCCACCGGGGCCAAGCTCATGGTCACGCTGCTGCACGAACTGGAGCGCACCGGCGGGCGGTTCGGCCTCCAGACGATGTGCGAGGGCGGCGGACAGGCCAACGTCACCATCATCGAACGGCTCTGA